In Neodiprion pinetum isolate iyNeoPine1 chromosome 6, iyNeoPine1.2, whole genome shotgun sequence, one genomic interval encodes:
- the LOC124222142 gene encoding H2.0-like homeobox protein isoform X2: MTIVNRSSKMEDIDTRVSVSDDASKQLKFGMDRILSDEISAKKEVPVAPSAVVSSNPESSSRRKRSWSRAVFSSLQRKGLERRFSLQKYITKPDRRQLAATLGLTDAQVKVWFQNRRMKWRHTKEGELATPVGPDSTQQEPQRNLGSDSAMLKNFSDVKRSKSELEEEDVEIEVDV; the protein is encoded by the exons ATGACAATAGTTAATCGCAGCTCGAAAATGGAGGACATTGATACCCGAGTATCGGTTTCCGACGACGCATCGAAACAGTTAAAGTTCGGCATGGACAGGATATTGTCGGACGAAATATCGGCGAAGAAAGAAG TGCCCGTGGCACCGTCGGCAGTCGTATCGAGTAATCCGGAGAGCAGCTCTCGTCGTAAGAGATCGTGGTCGAGGGCAGTCTTCAGCTCGTTACAGCGAAAGGGACTTGAGCGAAGATTTTCACTCCAGAAGTACATCACAAAACCGGACAGAAGACAGTTAGCTGCAACTTTGGGTCTGACAGATGCTCAG GTGAAAGTTTGGTTTCAAAATCGCCGCATGAAATGGCGTCACACGAAAGAAGGAGAATTAGCGACCCCCGTTGGGCCGGATTCTACCCAACAAGAACCGCAGCGGAACCTCGGCAGTGATTCTgcgatgttgaaaaatttctcagatGTTAAACGGAGTAAGTCGGAACTAGAGGAAGAGGACGTGGAAATTGAAGTTGACGTTTAG
- the LOC124222142 gene encoding H2.0-like homeobox protein isoform X1: MTIVNRSSKMEDIDTRVSVSDDASKQLKFGMDRILSDEISAKKEEEPVSRPIPILYNSSVSCPCPGGCASCEAVRNCPSIGFPHSNFPLLSHHNYNIFESYNNPYRAPLVRPIARVPVAPSAVVSSNPESSSRRKRSWSRAVFSSLQRKGLERRFSLQKYITKPDRRQLAATLGLTDAQVKVWFQNRRMKWRHTKEGELATPVGPDSTQQEPQRNLGSDSAMLKNFSDVKRSKSELEEEDVEIEVDV; the protein is encoded by the exons ATGACAATAGTTAATCGCAGCTCGAAAATGGAGGACATTGATACCCGAGTATCGGTTTCCGACGACGCATCGAAACAGTTAAAGTTCGGCATGGACAGGATATTGTCGGACGAAATATCGGCGAAGAAAGAAG aGGAACCCGTGTCAAGGCCGATACCCATCCTGTACAACTCCTCGGTGTCGTGCCCTTGTCCGGGAGGCTGCGCCAGCTGTGAAGCAGTCAGGAATTGTCCCTCGATCGGTTTTCCTCATTCGAATTTTCCGCTCCTCTCGCACCACAACTACAATATTTTCGAGAGCTACAACAACCCCTACAGAGCGCCCCTTGTGCGACCGATAGCTAGAG TGCCCGTGGCACCGTCGGCAGTCGTATCGAGTAATCCGGAGAGCAGCTCTCGTCGTAAGAGATCGTGGTCGAGGGCAGTCTTCAGCTCGTTACAGCGAAAGGGACTTGAGCGAAGATTTTCACTCCAGAAGTACATCACAAAACCGGACAGAAGACAGTTAGCTGCAACTTTGGGTCTGACAGATGCTCAG GTGAAAGTTTGGTTTCAAAATCGCCGCATGAAATGGCGTCACACGAAAGAAGGAGAATTAGCGACCCCCGTTGGGCCGGATTCTACCCAACAAGAACCGCAGCGGAACCTCGGCAGTGATTCTgcgatgttgaaaaatttctcagatGTTAAACGGAGTAAGTCGGAACTAGAGGAAGAGGACGTGGAAATTGAAGTTGACGTTTAG